GGAACTTCGTCGGCCTGCAGAACTACCGCGAGCTGCTCAACGACCCCTTCATCTGGTCGAACTTCTCGATCACGGCGAAGTACGTGATCGTCTCGGTGGTGGGCCAGGTCGTGGTCGGCTTCGGCACGGCCATGCTGCTCAACCGCGACATCCCCATGAAGGGACTGATCACGACGCTGCTGCTGCTGCCGATGATGCTCTCGATGGCGGTGGTGGGCCTGTTCTGGAAGCTGCTCTACGACCCGTCCTTCGGCATCATCAACTATGCGCTCGGGCTCGGCACATTCGAGTGGCTCTCCAACCCCGACATGGCGCTCTACGCGGTGGCGCTGACCGACATCTGGATGTGGTCGCCCTTCGTCATGCTCCTGTCGCTGGCCGGACTGTCGGCGGTGCCGAAGCATCTCTACGAGGCGGCCGCGATCGACCGGGCAGGGCCGCTCTACACCTTCTTCCGCATCACGCTGCCGCTGGTGGCGCCGATCCTGATGATCGCGATCATCTTCAGGACCATGGAGGCGTTCAAGACGTTCGACCTCGCCTACATCCTGACAAGCCAGCCGACGACGGAGGTGATCTCGATCCGGCTGTACAAGATGGCGTTCCAGGAATGGCAGACGGGACGCTCCTGCGCGCTCGCCTACATCGTGCTGATCATGGTGCTCGCCATCACCAACATCTACGTCAAATACCTGAACAAGGTGAAGGAGCGCTGAGCGATGGCCGCCGTCCGCACATCGTCCGAAAT
This portion of the Mesorhizobium shangrilense genome encodes:
- a CDS encoding carbohydrate ABC transporter permease; this translates as MSTLDPKSRAASRGMSDITIRNLFIIPTILFLIVFNIFPLIYSLGYSFTDFRASGKADWNFVGLQNYRELLNDPFIWSNFSITAKYVIVSVVGQVVVGFGTAMLLNRDIPMKGLITTLLLLPMMLSMAVVGLFWKLLYDPSFGIINYALGLGTFEWLSNPDMALYAVALTDIWMWSPFVMLLSLAGLSAVPKHLYEAAAIDRAGPLYTFFRITLPLVAPILMIAIIFRTMEAFKTFDLAYILTSQPTTEVISIRLYKMAFQEWQTGRSCALAYIVLIMVLAITNIYVKYLNKVKER